Within the [Enterobacter] lignolyticus SCF1 genome, the region AATCGGCAGCTGGCCTGAGACATAGACCATCCCCCTCGCGGTGCAGCTTGCCGAATAGTGTCCTGCTGGCGGGCAGCTTTCGGAGGTATTAAGAACAATGTCAGTCATCACGTTGCGTCCTGTTGTCAGTTCGTTGCCAGAAATACGCTTCGCAGACGCTCATCTTGCGCCATTCGCTTTTATTAAACAAAATATATATAATAAGACAAAATGTCTAATTCATTTTTTCTGAAACTGCCCGCATCAAAAATGCGTGCGCCAGCAGCATTGAGGGCGAGCCCTGGACAGAAGGTGGATGGTATGCGCCTTTTAGGGGATACTGCCGAAGATAAATTAACCACGAGAATTCCTATGCCGGACAATCAGAATGCGTCCTTATTGTCGCAGCTCAGTAACATTGCGCAGGGGCTGAGTGAAACCTTCGCCCCTTTCTGCGAGGTGGTGGTGCATGACCTTAGCAATCCGGAGCATGCGATCCTTGCCATCTACAACAATCTTTCCGGGAGAGACGTCGGCGACCCCGCAACCGAACTGGGCCTGGCCAGAATCGCATCGCCGGAATTTCCTGGCGTCATTTCAAACTATGCGAACACATTTTCGGATGGCCGCCCCGTAAAGAGTACCTCTGTCGGCATCAAAAATGATGAGGGCCAGTACGTCGCAGCGCTCTGCCTGAACGTGGACATGTCTCTGTTCCGGGGGATGCAAAGCGCCCTTCAGCAGTTCACTGACGTGTCCCCGGCGGCGATCGCCGAACACCTTGAGCCCGGCGGTTCAGAAGCCATCAGGAAGCGTATCGATCGCTTCGCGGCACGCCTGGCGACAACGCCGCGCGCGCTCAAAGCGCCCGAACGCAGGCAGCTGATGCAGGAGCTGAAGGAAAACGGGCTGCTGGATGTAAAAAAATCGATGGATACCATCGCGCTCCACCTGGGCGTATCCCGGGCCACCGTTTATCTTTACGCCAAAGAGTGCAGCTAAATGCTTCATTTTTCGAAACCCATCGGTTGCCCGGCTTCCCCCTCGGGACTATGCTGATGGCCCGTCTTCTCTTCTTGTGGAGTTAACATGACTGCAATTGCCTCCCGCGATATCCACCAGCACCTGCTGGACGTTCTTAGCGCTGAACGGGCGCGTTTTCGCGTGATGGAACACGAGGCCATCGGCAAATGTGAAGCCGTCTCGGAGGTGCGCGGCACCGCGCTGGGTCAGGGTGCGAAAGCGCTGGTCTGTAAGGTGAAAGGCAACGGCGTGAAGCAGCACGTGCTGGCGATCCTCGCCGCCGATCGTCAGGCCGACCTCGCCCTGCTGGCGGAGCATCTCGGCGGGCTGAAGGCCTCGCTGGCAAGCCCGGCGGAAGTGGATGAGCTGACCGCCTGCGTGTTTGGCGCGATCCCGCCGTTCAGCTTCCATCCCGCCCTGAAGCTGGTTGCCGATCCGCTGCTGTTTGAACGTTTCGCCGAAATTGCGTTTAACGCGGGCTCGCTGGAAAAATCGATTGTGATGGACACACGGGACTACCTGCGTATCGCGAAACCGCAGCTGGTAAAATTTTGCCGCGCGGATTAACCCATCCGTTCGAGCAACAGGACTGAGGCAACCAGAATCAACGCTACGCCGATAAAGACGCTGGCGATAACCACGGTTTCAATCAACATCGGATCGTTCACCTGCGTATCTCCACTAAAAACAGGAGTCAGAAACGATTGTTCTCCTCTCTGATGACAAACGAATGACAGTCAGGTTTCTCGTCTTTCCCGTTTGCAAAACGACGCCCGCGCCGGAAAAAAAAGCCTGCTCATTCACGCCGTTGCGCGTACAGTAAGCAGGCTTACTTTTTTTTATTTCTGGCAAGGATTCCTGCAATGTTTGATACCACCCTGCTGATTTTACTGGGGCTGGCGGCGCTGGGCTTTATCAGTCATAACACCACCGTCGCGGTTTCGATTCTGGTGCTGATTATCGTGCGCGTAACGCCGCTGAATACCTTCTTCCCGTGGATTGAAAAACAGGGGCTGAGCGTCGGGATCATTATCCTTACCATCGGCGTCATGGCCCCGATCGCCAGCGGCACGCTGCCGCCTTCCACCCTTATTCACTCGTTCATGAACTGGCGTTCGCTGGTGGCTATCGCCGTAGGGGTGTTTGTCTCCTGGCTTGGCGGGCGCGGCGTAACGCTGATGGGCTCGCAGCCGCACCTGGTGGCGGGTTTACTGGTCGGCACCGTGCTGGGCGTGGCGCTGTTTCGCGGCGTGCCGGTGGGGCCGCTCATCGCCGCAGGCCTGGTGTCCCTGCTTATCGGGAAGACGTAGTCAGCGCGCTGAGATAGCGCCCGGGCGTTTGCCCCAGGCCCTTGCGAAACATGGTGATAAACGCCGTCGTCGAGTCGTAGCCCAGCGCCTGCGCCACCTGCTGCACCGCCTGGCCTCGGACGAGCAGTTGCAGCGCCAGTATCAGCTGCAGCTGGTGCCGCCAGCGGCGAAAGCTGAGCCCGGTCTCCTTCACCACCAGACGCGCCAGGTTGCGCTCGCTCATGGCAAAATGCGAGGCCCACTGCCCCAGCGTTTGCCACTGCGCGGGTTCGGCGGCCATGGTATCGGCCATCAGGCGGATCTTCGGATGCGCCGACACCGGAAGCTGCAGCTGCTCCTGAGGCTGCTGCGGCAGCTCATCAAACAGCACCTGAATCAGACGCTGCGTCGCCGGCTGTTCCCTCCCGGCGCCGTCGCGCTCCGCCAGCGATAAAATCAGCTCCCGAACCAGCGGCGAGATTTTTAGCGTGCAGCAGCGGGCCGGCATCGCCGCCTCCCCCGGCTCAATAAATAAAAAGCACAGCCCGGCGTTGGGCGTCGCGCGGTTGCTGTGCGGCACCTGCCCCGGGATCCACACGGCGTACTGCGGCGGCACCATCCACATTGCATTCTCGACTTCGCAGGTAATCGCCCCGCGCAGCGCCAGAATCAGCTGCCCTTTGCGATGCCGGTGTTCGGGGATCAGCTGTTCATCCGCCGCCACCTGGATACGAAACGCGACGGCGGGATCGTGGTAGAGGTCCGGCTCGTAGCCGCCGAGTCCAAGTCCAATCATGTTTTTGTCCGATATTAGCGATAATTTGTCATTTTAGCTTGATTCCAGCAGGAAGGAAAAACGCTATCGTAGCGCTCCCCCTCGATGAACTGAGAACACCATGCATACTGCGTTACCCTCTTCGCGCCAGCGAAACCTGTTGCTGCTTGTCGGCATTCTGCTTATCGCCACCACGCTGCGCGTCACCTTTACCGGCGCGGCGCCGCTGCTGGATACGATTCGCGCCGACTACGGCCTGACGACCGCCCAGACCGGCCTGCTGACCACCCTGCCGCTGCTGGCCTTCGGCCTGATTTCGCCGCTGGCGGCCGGTGTTGCGCGGCGCATCGGCATTGAGCGCAGCCTGTTTGCCGCGCTGCTGCTGATTTGTCTTGGCATTGCCGTACGCTCCCTGCCATCGCCAGCGCTGCTGTTTATCGGCACCGCGGTGATCGGCAGCGGGATTGCGCTGGGCAACGTGCTGCTGCCGGGGCTCATCAAACGCGATTTTTCCGGCCATGTCGCCCGGATAACCGGCGCCTATTCGCTGACCATGGGCGCCGCCGCCGCGCTCGGCTCGGCGCTGGTGGTGCCGCTGGCGCTCAGCGGCTTCGGCTGGCACGGCGCGCTGCTGGCGCTGATGGCCTTTCCGCTGCTGGCGCTGATCGCGTGGCTGCCGCAGTGGCGCAGCCCGCCTGCCGTGCAGATTACCGGCGCGCGTAGCCTGCACGATAAGGGCATCTGGCGCTCCGCGCTGGCCTGGCAGGTCACGCTGTTTCTGGGGATTAACTCGCTGGTCTATTACGTCATTATCGGCTGGCTGCCGGCCATTCTTATCAGCCGCGGCTACAGCGAAGCGCAGGCCGGGTCGCTGCATGGTCTGCTGCAGCTGGCGACCGCGGCGCCGGGGCTGCTGATCCCGCTCATTTTGCATAAGCTGCGCGATCAGCGCGGCATCGCCATCCTGGTGGCGCTGATGTGCGCCATCGGCGCGGTGGGCTACTGGCTGCTGCCGGAACAGGCGGTGCTGTGGACGCTGATTTTCGGTTTTGGCTCCGGGGCGACAATGATCCTCGGCCTGACCTTTATCGGGCTGCGCGCCGGGTCGGCGCATCAGGCGGCGGCGCTCTCCGGAATGGCGCAGTCGGTCGGTTACCTGCTGGCCGCCTGCGGACCGCCGCTGATGGGCAAAATCCATGACGCCAGCGGCGACTGGCGCATCCCGCTGGCCGCGGTCGCCGTAATTTCACTGCTGATGGCCGTTTTCGGTGGACTCGCCGGGCGGGATCGGGAGATAGCGAGCCGCTGAACGATATGGCCGGTTAACCCGGCCATTTTTCAGTTTGCCGCCGCGCGCAGAAACGCCTGCACCAGCGGCGCCGGGCGACCGGCCAGCGCGCTGCGCTCGTGCTGGAACAGCGTCGCGACAAAGAACGGGTGCGCGATCAGCTCAACCGCGCGAATCTCGCCCTCATCGTCCCAGCCGGTGACGCGCAGCGCCCCCTCTTCCAGTTCGGCGGCGAACAGCGGCGAAATCCCATAGCTGCAGTGATACCCCTCTTCGATGGCGCTGCGGCCATAGGCTCGAGCGATAAGGGTATTCGGCCGTAACTCAATGGCGTCGCTCTTTTCCACCAGCGAGCAGGCCAGAGGCGCAATGACCATTCTGCCGTCACTGTCGGTTTCCGCATGCCCGGCATCTTCCCAGCCCAGCACGTTGCGGGCATATTCGACTATCGCATGCTGAAAGCCGCCGCAGGTGCCGAGAAACGGCAGGCCGTTTTCACGCGCGTAGCGGATGGCGGTAAATGCGCCTTGCGCATTTTTGTAGGGGCTGGCGGGAACCACCCAGACCGCGTCATAGCCGACCAGGTCTTCCGCGCTCTGGATCTCTTCAGTCGCCAGCCAGTCGTAATCGGCGGTGAGCTCCAGCACGGCGGCGGCATCGTCAATCGCCAGAGGGATCGCCTGATGTGCAATGACGTCCGGGTTAAAGTCGCCGACAAGCGCAATTCGCAGGGTATTTTTAGTCGCAGCGTGTTCCATGAAGGGTCCTTATGTCGTGTAGTTTACGGGCAACACAAGGAACCTCAGACTACCGGGAAACAGCCGCGACGGCAATCCCCTAAAATAGCAGGCGGCGAACGTTCCCTGCTGCGGCATATTGGTTTAACCTGGTATCCGGGAACTTCACAGGAGCATGCGTCATGATCCGCTGTAAACGTGTTTATGATCCGGTAAGCGCAGAAGATGGCTACCGGATCCTGGTTGACCGTCTGTGGCCGCGGGGCGTTAAAAAGGATGCGCTGAACCACGATGAATGGGCAAAGGCGCTGTCGCCGTCGGCCGAGCTGCGTAAGGCTTTTCACGGCGAGGTCATTGACTTCGCCACATTCAGCCAGCACTACCGCGACGAGCTGCGTCTTAACCAGGCGGAGGGCGAGCGCATTGCCCGTCTGGCGCAGCAGCAGCCCGTGACGCTCCTGTACGCGGCAAAAAATACGCAGCAAAACCACGCCCTCGTGCTGGCCGACTGGCTAAGCCGCCTGGCGCCCTGAGCGGTTAGCGCGGCGCGTGATCGCGACGGTACAGCGTCCACTCGTCGATGACCTCGCCGCGGGGCAGCTTACACTCCGTCCGCACGCCCCGCGGGGTTTGCACCGGATTGAGCGTACCGCCTTGCTGCAGACAATAGACAGACGCCGGATTCGCCATCCCCACGCCGGGCGGCGGCGGTGCATCCGGCGAGGGCGCGCACCCGGCGAGCAGCAGCGGTAAAACGACAACGGTATATTTCATCTGCACATTCCTTCTATCCTTCCAGTTTGCGTTTATACCCGTCATACTTCGAGTTGCATGTGCGTTGGCTGCGAACGCTCGCCCCAGTCACTTACTTTAGTAGGCTCCTGGGGACTCACGTCCTTGCCGCCTTCCTGCAACTCGAATTATTTAGGCTATAGTCTCCACGATTTCTTCATTTTACCTGCACTTTTCTCCCGTAGAGTAGCCTCGTTCTCGCGCTGACCGGAGAACACATCATTCCATAATCAATGAGTATTTTTCCCCGCCAACCCCGGCGGGGTCTTTTTTTTACGCTTTTTAGTACCGACTCCCACTTCCCGCGGCAACATATTAATTTTGATACACTGATGTTGTACACTGCTCGGGTAGTCGAAAATTCCAGCATAGCGTGCCATGACGAACCATCATGCCACGGGAGTCGTACAGGTTATGTCAGATATTATTCTTGCCCGCGTTTCACAAGCCCTCAATGCCGAACACTCGCTTGAAAGCCTTGTGCGCCAGCTGCTGGAAATGCTTGAGCTCGTCACCCGGATGGAGTCGACGTACCTCACCAACGTTGATCTAAGCGCGCGCGTGCAGCACGTGCTGTATGCGCGAAACAGCAGCGAACTGCAGATCCCGGAGGGTTTTTCCGTCCCCTGGGACGACACGCTGTGTAAACGCGCCATGGATGAAAATTGCTTTTTCGCCAACGATGTCAGCGTGCGCTGGCAGGAGTGCCACGCCGCGCAGGCGCTGGGCATCACCACCTATTTCACCACGCCGGTGCATCTGACCGACGGGACCTTTTACGGCACACTGTGCGCCACCAGCCGCGATAAGCACAGCTTCAGCGTCAACAGCGAGCACGTGCTGCAGCTGTTCGCCAGCCTGATAGCCAGCTGCATCGAACGGGAATCGCTGGTGGCGAAGCTACGGGAAGCGAACACCGCGCTGGTCGCCTACTCCTATACCGACGTTCTCACCGGGCTGGCTAACCGCCGGGCGGTCTATGAGCAGCTGGAAACACTTTTCAGCCAGGCCCGTCAGCACCGGTCACGCGTGCTGATCGCCTTTATCGATCTCGATGATTTCAAAGAGATTAACGATCGCTACGGCCACCGGACCGGTGATGATTTTCTGATTGACGTTGGCCAGCGCTTAACCTCGCTGACGGACAGTAATGATGTCGTGGGCCGTCTCGGCGGCGATGAGTTCCTGATCGCCTGTGAAATCCCCGCCAGCGGGCAGCAGGCCGACTTTATCGAACGGCTGCGCCGCCAGATTTGCGGACACTATCAGCTGGGAGAACACGATATTCACTACCCGGGCGCCAGCATCGGCACCATCATGGCAAACCCGCAGGAGATGGACGCCGAAGAGGCTATCCAGGCCGCAGATACCGCGATGTATGCCGATAAAAAGAGACGTCAGCGCGGCGCTGCGGCCTCCTGACGGCGCATCTTCATGCGGTACATGTCGGCATCCGCCCGCTGTATCGTCGCGTCAAGATCCTGCGCAAAGGGCGCAACGCCCCAGGACACTGACAGCGGCAGCGCGCTACCGTCGGCCATAAACGTCTCTGCGGCAATGTGCTGCGCTATGCGCTGCGCTATCTCCCGGGCGTCGGCCAGCGGCGTATTCTCAAGCAGCAGTACGAACTCATCGCCCCCGCTCCGGATGACCCAGTCTTTTTGCGGGCGCGTTGCGCTTACGATCAGCCGGGCAATCGTCTGCAGCGCCCGGTCCCCCACTTCATGTCCCCAGGTATCGTTGATCGCCTTGAATTTGTTGCAGTCGAGCAGAATCACCGCCGCGCGATCGTCCATATTTTTGCGCACAAGATCGAGGATTTTACGCGTAAAACAGCCGGTAAGCGGATCGGTGTACACCCGGATGTCCGCATAGTTCAGCCGACGGCGAATCACCCCGCTCAGCAGCCAAAAGACAACCGGCGCCAGCAGAATTGCCCGCCAGGCCAGCGGGTCGTGGATGGCGAACAGATAAACCGGCAGCGCGTAACGAAGATAATATGTTTCTGACAGCTGGTGGATTTTCTCTCCCTGCAGCCAGCCGCATTCGTTGGTCAGACACAGCGTTTCGCCGGTCCGCCGGTTGCCCACCTCGACCATCAGGGCCGCAGGCAGGCGCGTCAGAAACGCCGCACGGAGCGCCCTCGCCAGCTCCGGGCGCGAGTGATCGTAGACCAGATACCCCACGATATTGTCAGACACCTCCGCCCCGGAAAGATCGTAAATATAGCTGACGATACTAAACGCTTTTTCTCCCGTAATCCGATCGGTGTAAAAGTCGGTCGAGCTGCGGGCCTTGACGCTGAGGTTCTTTTGCAGCAGCCGGTCATAAAAAGGCTGCGGCGACTTAAAATAGGCCCCAGGGTTGCTGGCCATCTGCGACGTCGGGAAACGGAATGGCCGCGAATCGGCAGGCGCAAACCAGTAAAACCAGTCCGCATCGTGGGCGACGATATAGCGGTGCGAGGCGGAATAGCCGGGATTCAGCACGTTGATTTTATGGCGGATAAATTCGGCGGCGGCGTACATGCAGCGCGCATTTTCGCTACGCTCGCGGGAGACTATCGTTCCCTGGCCGGGGGACATCGTCTGGCGGTCGCCATTGATGGCCCAGGCCGTGGCGTCCCGCAGCGTAAAATCCGTCAGGCTACCGCACAGGCTGCTGCCTTTGATTTGCTGGAAACGTACGCCCGTCGCATCGGCGATAAGTTCGTTATCGTTGAACACGGTGGTCAACTGCGCCACCAGCGAGTTCATTCCCTCGCTGACGTCCGTCAACCGTTTCTGATGGGAAAACATGATGTACAGCGCCGCGCAAACCAGCGTAATAACCGCTGAAATCAGCAGCGCCTGGCGCTTACGTAATGCATCCTGGACGTTTTTCACTACCGCACCACTGAGGAAAATTGGCTTTTCTTTCAGTAACAATGTAGCGAAACAGTACCGGCGCCGCCATGTAAAACGGCGCCAGCCTCGCTTATTTTTGCTCGCTCTCGCCCAGCAAAATAAAGCCTAACGGAATGGAGCACAGCAGCGTAAAGACAATGCTGTAAACCAGCACCATGGCCCCCTGCAGCACGAACATCGAGGTGGTCCATGCTGAATAGGGTAAATCGTACTCCTGCACTACGCCGCCAAAGGTTGCCCGCCCAACGATCATCACCGCAATGACGAAAATGAAGGCCACCGCCATGATGAAACGCTTGCCGTTCCTTGTTTTTAGCTTTTCCCGGATCATCCCAATCTCCCTAAGATAAGTGGTGCTAAAGCGCTATTTGTAACATTAACACAGCAAAAATTAAACAATTTTATTATTTAATGCCCGCCGCTGAACTAATGGCAATATTCTTTGTCTGCAAGTCATTTTTCATTCTATATTTCACCTGAAAGCATCCTGCCTGGGAAAGTAAACACATTATCAACAAAGCGATGTTCGCCTCCACAATCTCTCCACAATTAAAATTTTTATGTTAGCATTGCTAAACTTTCCCAACCCCTCGTTTATATATGTTAAAAAAATTTCTCATAAATAAGGTTTTCGGCTGGCAAGAGTGCGATTCCGAAACTTATAAAAAGGCCTGGTATCAATTTGGCGGCAGCGTTTGTACGCACCCGGATGTTATAGACTGGCTTAGTAAAAAAACGGGGCGAAGCGTTTCCTATTTATCACGCAAAAAGAATAACGATCTGGTCTCGTGCATCTACCATACAAACCGGTCGTTCTCTCTTTACTCAAACGACTACCCGTTTGTTTTTGAAGACATTTTGCTACCTCTACATGGCGAACACCGGCATTTAATTCCGTTTCGCACTAAGATACTTTCACCACGGCATGCCGGTAAAGCCATGAACTCCATTTACCGTGCCGTAGGTAAACATAAGATTTGTTACGCGAAAGAAAGCTGGTCAAAAACAACCAGCAGAAAACGGGACGGTGAACGAAAACGCTTTATTAAAGGCGGCGGTTCAATAATAAACATCAATTTACTCAGCGATGAGGAAATATGTGATGCATACATTCGTTTATTTACCTTACGCTGGGCAGGGAGTAAGCGCTGCTATAAAAAAGATGCCTTAATGGAAGTGCTGTCACATTTTCGTCATTTAATCTTTGGCCATGCCCTGATATTTAACGAGGTCATTATCGCTATCGACCTGATATTTATGTCGGAATGTCAGAACTGGATATACTTCGACGATATCAACGGCGGATACGATCCGGAGCATCGCCAGTTCAGCCCGGGTACGGTGCTGCTGTGGGAAAACCTGACCCAGGCGAAAGCGCTGTGCCAGCAGCAGCAAAAAGAGATGATCTTCTCTCTGGGCAAATATGAAGAGCAGTGGGATTACAAAAAGCTGTGGTGCGACCTGGTGCCGCTTGGCCGTACCCTGAGCTAACCTCGCGGATGAAGGCTTTTCTCTTTCCCACAGAAACCGTATCCTGTATGGATTAAAAATCCATAATGAAAGTGAGGAAGTATGAGAATTGGCATCGCATTCCCTGTTCTGGTGTTTATTGTCGCCGTTGCGTTTCTGGCCTGGTTTGTGATTGGCGGTTATGCCACGCCGGGCTCATAAATCGCGTCC harbors:
- a CDS encoding DUF2534 family protein; amino-acid sequence: MIREKLKTRNGKRFIMAVAFIFVIAVMIVGRATFGGVVQEYDLPYSAWTTSMFVLQGAMVLVYSIVFTLLCSIPLGFILLGESEQK
- a CDS encoding DUF333 domain-containing protein, encoding MKYTVVVLPLLLAGCAPSPDAPPPPGVGMANPASVYCLQQGGTLNPVQTPRGVRTECKLPRGEVIDEWTLYRRDHAPR
- a CDS encoding helix-turn-helix transcriptional regulator, with the protein product MPDNQNASLLSQLSNIAQGLSETFAPFCEVVVHDLSNPEHAILAIYNNLSGRDVGDPATELGLARIASPEFPGVISNYANTFSDGRPVKSTSVGIKNDEGQYVAALCLNVDMSLFRGMQSALQQFTDVSPAAIAEHLEPGGSEAIRKRIDRFAARLATTPRALKAPERRQLMQELKENGLLDVKKSMDTIALHLGVSRATVYLYAKECS
- a CDS encoding AraC family transcriptional regulator, whose product is MIGLGLGGYEPDLYHDPAVAFRIQVAADEQLIPEHRHRKGQLILALRGAITCEVENAMWMVPPQYAVWIPGQVPHSNRATPNAGLCFLFIEPGEAAMPARCCTLKISPLVRELILSLAERDGAGREQPATQRLIQVLFDELPQQPQEQLQLPVSAHPKIRLMADTMAAEPAQWQTLGQWASHFAMSERNLARLVVKETGLSFRRWRHQLQLILALQLLVRGQAVQQVAQALGYDSTTAFITMFRKGLGQTPGRYLSALTTSSR
- a CDS encoding GNAT family N-acetyltransferase, translating into MLKKFLINKVFGWQECDSETYKKAWYQFGGSVCTHPDVIDWLSKKTGRSVSYLSRKKNNDLVSCIYHTNRSFSLYSNDYPFVFEDILLPLHGEHRHLIPFRTKILSPRHAGKAMNSIYRAVGKHKICYAKESWSKTTSRKRDGERKRFIKGGGSIININLLSDEEICDAYIRLFTLRWAGSKRCYKKDALMEVLSHFRHLIFGHALIFNEVIIAIDLIFMSECQNWIYFDDINGGYDPEHRQFSPGTVLLWENLTQAKALCQQQQKEMIFSLGKYEEQWDYKKLWCDLVPLGRTLS
- a CDS encoding sensor domain-containing diguanylate cyclase, whose protein sequence is MSDIILARVSQALNAEHSLESLVRQLLEMLELVTRMESTYLTNVDLSARVQHVLYARNSSELQIPEGFSVPWDDTLCKRAMDENCFFANDVSVRWQECHAAQALGITTYFTTPVHLTDGTFYGTLCATSRDKHSFSVNSEHVLQLFASLIASCIERESLVAKLREANTALVAYSYTDVLTGLANRRAVYEQLETLFSQARQHRSRVLIAFIDLDDFKEINDRYGHRTGDDFLIDVGQRLTSLTDSNDVVGRLGGDEFLIACEIPASGQQADFIERLRRQICGHYQLGEHDIHYPGASIGTIMANPQEMDAEEAIQAADTAMYADKKRRQRGAAAS
- a CDS encoding GGDEF domain-containing protein, whose amino-acid sequence is MKNVQDALRKRQALLISAVITLVCAALYIMFSHQKRLTDVSEGMNSLVAQLTTVFNDNELIADATGVRFQQIKGSSLCGSLTDFTLRDATAWAINGDRQTMSPGQGTIVSRERSENARCMYAAAEFIRHKINVLNPGYSASHRYIVAHDADWFYWFAPADSRPFRFPTSQMASNPGAYFKSPQPFYDRLLQKNLSVKARSSTDFYTDRITGEKAFSIVSYIYDLSGAEVSDNIVGYLVYDHSRPELARALRAAFLTRLPAALMVEVGNRRTGETLCLTNECGWLQGEKIHQLSETYYLRYALPVYLFAIHDPLAWRAILLAPVVFWLLSGVIRRRLNYADIRVYTDPLTGCFTRKILDLVRKNMDDRAAVILLDCNKFKAINDTWGHEVGDRALQTIARLIVSATRPQKDWVIRSGGDEFVLLLENTPLADAREIAQRIAQHIAAETFMADGSALPLSVSWGVAPFAQDLDATIQRADADMYRMKMRRQEAAAPR
- a CDS encoding YoaK family small membrane protein; the encoded protein is MRIGIAFPVLVFIVAVAFLAWFVIGGYATPGS
- a CDS encoding CynX/NimT family MFS transporter; translation: MHTALPSSRQRNLLLLVGILLIATTLRVTFTGAAPLLDTIRADYGLTTAQTGLLTTLPLLAFGLISPLAAGVARRIGIERSLFAALLLICLGIAVRSLPSPALLFIGTAVIGSGIALGNVLLPGLIKRDFSGHVARITGAYSLTMGAAAALGSALVVPLALSGFGWHGALLALMAFPLLALIAWLPQWRSPPAVQITGARSLHDKGIWRSALAWQVTLFLGINSLVYYVIIGWLPAILISRGYSEAQAGSLHGLLQLATAAPGLLIPLILHKLRDQRGIAILVALMCAIGAVGYWLLPEQAVLWTLIFGFGSGATMILGLTFIGLRAGSAHQAAALSGMAQSVGYLLAACGPPLMGKIHDASGDWRIPLAAVAVISLLMAVFGGLAGRDREIASR
- a CDS encoding DUF488 domain-containing protein is translated as MIRCKRVYDPVSAEDGYRILVDRLWPRGVKKDALNHDEWAKALSPSAELRKAFHGEVIDFATFSQHYRDELRLNQAEGERIARLAQQQPVTLLYAAKNTQQNHALVLADWLSRLAP
- a CDS encoding YbaK/prolyl-tRNA synthetase associated domain-containing protein, which encodes MTAIASRDIHQHLLDVLSAERARFRVMEHEAIGKCEAVSEVRGTALGQGAKALVCKVKGNGVKQHVLAILAADRQADLALLAEHLGGLKASLASPAEVDELTACVFGAIPPFSFHPALKLVADPLLFERFAEIAFNAGSLEKSIVMDTRDYLRIAKPQLVKFCRAD
- a CDS encoding CTP synthase C-terminal region-related (seleno)protein; the protein is MEHAATKNTLRIALVGDFNPDVIAHQAIPLAIDDAAAVLELTADYDWLATEEIQSAEDLVGYDAVWVVPASPYKNAQGAFTAIRYARENGLPFLGTCGGFQHAIVEYARNVLGWEDAGHAETDSDGRMVIAPLACSLVEKSDAIELRPNTLIARAYGRSAIEEGYHCSYGISPLFAAELEEGALRVTGWDDEGEIRAVELIAHPFFVATLFQHERSALAGRPAPLVQAFLRAAAN
- a CDS encoding DUF441 domain-containing protein encodes the protein MFDTTLLILLGLAALGFISHNTTVAVSILVLIIVRVTPLNTFFPWIEKQGLSVGIIILTIGVMAPIASGTLPPSTLIHSFMNWRSLVAIAVGVFVSWLGGRGVTLMGSQPHLVAGLLVGTVLGVALFRGVPVGPLIAAGLVSLLIGKT